Proteins from one Gimesia maris genomic window:
- a CDS encoding amidohydrolase family protein, whose protein sequence is MSSLNRRTFLKTASAGLLASQLNLSGTKAADSKPLLPAKVVDTHTHFYDPSRPEGVPWPRKGSSLYRTVLPKDFVELKKYQPVNATVVVEASKLVEDNQWILDQAKDNPVIIGFVGRLTPGEPDFRKHLKRFSKNPLYKGIRINYDLLDLGLKQKQFMDDLKLMADQGLQVDLNGGPVTLNGARLLAEQVPDLRIVVDHIGNVAIKGDEIDLRWREYMESLADQKQVFIKISALVEGAARHRPDAVPADVEYYRPTLDVIWKNIGVDRMIFGSNWPVSERAADYVTLQKILVDYLQDKGQSALDNVFWKNSKLAYRWDKYPGE, encoded by the coding sequence ATGTCATCGCTCAACCGTCGTACTTTTCTCAAAACTGCTTCAGCAGGATTACTCGCCTCGCAGTTGAATCTCAGTGGAACCAAAGCCGCTGATTCCAAACCGCTGCTGCCGGCCAAAGTCGTTGACACCCATACTCATTTTTATGATCCTTCTCGCCCCGAAGGCGTTCCCTGGCCGAGGAAAGGTTCGTCTCTCTATCGAACAGTCCTGCCCAAAGACTTCGTGGAACTGAAAAAGTACCAGCCCGTCAATGCCACCGTCGTTGTGGAAGCCAGTAAGCTGGTCGAAGACAATCAGTGGATTCTCGATCAGGCGAAAGACAATCCGGTGATCATCGGCTTTGTGGGGCGTCTTACTCCGGGCGAACCCGATTTTCGTAAGCACCTCAAGCGGTTTTCGAAGAACCCGCTCTATAAAGGAATTCGCATCAATTACGATCTGCTCGATCTTGGCTTGAAACAGAAACAGTTTATGGACGACCTGAAACTGATGGCTGACCAGGGACTGCAGGTCGACTTGAATGGCGGCCCGGTTACTCTGAATGGAGCACGTCTGCTGGCCGAGCAGGTTCCCGACCTGCGGATCGTGGTCGATCATATCGGTAACGTCGCTATCAAAGGGGATGAGATCGATCTGCGGTGGAGAGAATATATGGAATCCCTGGCCGATCAGAAACAGGTTTTTATTAAAATCTCGGCCCTGGTCGAAGGAGCCGCCCGTCATCGTCCCGATGCTGTCCCTGCCGACGTCGAATATTACCGACCGACCCTGGATGTCATCTGGAAAAATATTGGAGTCGACCGCATGATTTTTGGCAGCAACTGGCCGGTCTCCGAACGGGCCGCCGACTATGTCACGCTGCAGAAAATCCTGGTCGACTACCTGCAGGACAAAGGTCAGTCGGCCCTTGACAATGTCTTCTGGAAAAATTCCAAGCTGGCTTATCGCTGGGATAAATATCCCGGTGAATAA
- a CDS encoding COG1470 family protein, giving the protein MPPADDHNSDLNRRAPAETAPGANGREEPDEISTANSSESDWYSEEIEDDAVEYDLSLKFEDYAPVWLIKLKTLFGRAPEWSVSSSLGATAIVLTILLLLAMPADEPADTEVAEEFTPAPLEVEYAEPVEDNLIDSRIAVEIPDADGFVLVETDPLYVSFGELPQHIAATPAREEFMLPRERPIVLPDLELPPEPAAADPELTLNVQRIRISEREMRDPGMDEPFLVEAVVTAGDLVSRLEPGDRFLFDESWTLVNLDRAQAQSRATIRPTLYHERITGNEHLQVGQEQPLEPDLRESVPSNPGTQEDLHVEIRKTIPQQGTATDTLTYSIFVKNQGRTAAFNVDVNETLSPAASLVDLLPPAEVNQNQLSWKIARLEPNEERELQIKVYLAEEGSVETSSLVKLVSNVSSSTDIFTPSLELKIKGPDVVAEGAVFPLEIQVSNRGRQDQNSVNLNLDLPEGLMHEQGRQLSFQMDQLAANETRTLQARVRAVKAGKVTSQASVSSDSLPLDETVLVQNVIPKPATPKQPVTPKQPVTPKQPVTQKQPETKATKPATPASNAPPTPPAAPSQACPCQVPVYYYTVPYLLP; this is encoded by the coding sequence ATGCCCCCAGCTGATGATCATAACTCAGACTTGAATCGCCGCGCGCCTGCAGAGACCGCGCCCGGAGCGAACGGACGCGAGGAGCCAGATGAGATCAGCACTGCGAATTCCAGTGAATCCGACTGGTATTCCGAAGAGATTGAAGACGACGCTGTCGAATATGATCTCTCCCTCAAGTTTGAAGATTACGCTCCCGTCTGGTTGATTAAGTTGAAGACGCTATTCGGACGTGCGCCGGAATGGTCAGTTTCTTCCAGTCTGGGCGCTACTGCGATCGTTTTGACAATCCTGCTGTTACTGGCAATGCCCGCCGATGAGCCTGCTGACACCGAAGTCGCAGAAGAATTCACGCCCGCTCCCCTGGAAGTGGAGTACGCGGAACCAGTAGAAGACAACCTGATAGATTCACGAATCGCGGTAGAAATTCCAGATGCAGATGGATTTGTGCTTGTAGAAACGGATCCGCTGTATGTTTCCTTTGGTGAACTTCCACAGCATATCGCCGCGACACCCGCGCGCGAAGAATTCATGTTACCGCGTGAGCGGCCGATTGTACTACCAGATCTCGAACTGCCCCCCGAACCAGCGGCCGCTGATCCGGAACTGACGCTGAATGTTCAGCGAATCCGCATCAGCGAACGTGAAATGCGAGACCCGGGAATGGACGAGCCATTTCTGGTCGAAGCGGTGGTCACTGCAGGGGACCTGGTAAGTCGACTGGAACCAGGCGACCGTTTTCTGTTTGATGAAAGCTGGACCCTGGTGAATCTGGATCGAGCGCAGGCACAATCCCGGGCTACCATTCGCCCCACGCTCTATCACGAACGGATTACAGGAAACGAGCATCTGCAGGTCGGTCAGGAACAGCCTCTTGAACCGGATTTGAGGGAGTCCGTTCCTTCCAATCCCGGTACTCAGGAAGATCTGCACGTCGAAATCAGAAAAACGATTCCCCAACAGGGAACGGCCACGGATACGCTGACCTATTCGATCTTCGTCAAAAACCAGGGGAGGACAGCCGCGTTCAACGTGGATGTGAACGAGACACTTTCCCCCGCCGCGAGCCTGGTCGATCTGCTGCCGCCGGCGGAAGTCAATCAGAACCAGTTAAGCTGGAAAATCGCACGGCTGGAACCGAATGAAGAACGAGAACTGCAAATCAAAGTGTATCTCGCAGAGGAAGGAAGCGTGGAAACCAGTTCCCTGGTGAAACTGGTTTCGAATGTGTCTTCGAGCACCGATATTTTTACGCCGTCACTGGAACTGAAGATCAAAGGGCCGGATGTGGTTGCAGAAGGAGCAGTCTTTCCCCTGGAAATCCAGGTGAGTAATCGGGGTCGCCAGGACCAGAACTCTGTGAACCTGAATCTGGATCTGCCCGAGGGACTGATGCACGAACAGGGACGGCAGTTGTCATTTCAGATGGACCAACTGGCAGCCAACGAAACAAGAACCTTGCAGGCACGCGTCAGAGCCGTCAAAGCGGGCAAGGTGACTTCACAGGCGTCAGTGTCGTCCGACAGCCTGCCTCTGGATGAAACAGTACTGGTTCAGAATGTGATTCCCAAACCGGCAACGCCGAAACAACCAGTGACACCGAAACAACCAGTGACACCGAAACAACCAGTGACACAAAAACAACCTGAAACCAAGGCGACCAAACCCGCGACGCCTGCGTCGAACGCCCCCCCTACTCCTCCTGCAGCTCCCAGTCAGGCATGTCCCTGCCAGGTCCCCGTCTATTATTACACGGTGCCTTATCTGCTGCCTTGA
- a CDS encoding alkaline phosphatase D family protein, whose translation MRIPCPVRLICCCLICCLTLSVSLSKASADQPARKQGEMAGEVDTDSVILQSRLTAGKLDQSGDLPGITGVGRFELSTHQDFSDSFFSDWLQAEAEQDYMLKTLVKDLKPGTRYYYRLQYGPNQQTTQNGPTNTFETLPAADQAKEISFVVVTGMNFNAFHHGLGKRPAYQGEDKELGYPALLSILKLKPDFFVGTGDNVYYDHPAKPAAQTPAEMRKKWHEQFVQPRYVDLFSSVPTYWEKDDHDFRYNDCDLTGKREPNNDLGLRIFREQVPIVDPLDTDPITYRTYRMGKLLQVWFTENRDYRSPNRTPDGPDKTIWGKKQRDWLKTTLKESDATFKVLISPTPMIGPDGKSKKDNHTNLGGFRHERDEFFQWLDQEGLNQRGFYLICGDRHWQYHSIHPPGIEEFSTGALVDANSRLGVNPGDKKGTDPKGIVQQPYTSQPASGGFLYVKVLPEDKGQKAELQFRFYDEQGKLLHEVRKQRLVE comes from the coding sequence ATGAGAATCCCCTGTCCTGTCCGCTTAATATGCTGCTGCCTGATCTGCTGTCTCACACTTTCAGTTTCTCTGTCGAAAGCGAGTGCAGATCAACCCGCACGAAAACAGGGGGAAATGGCAGGTGAAGTGGATACGGATTCCGTGATCTTACAATCTCGTTTAACGGCCGGGAAGCTGGACCAAAGTGGAGATCTGCCGGGCATTACAGGTGTGGGGCGCTTCGAACTTTCGACTCACCAGGATTTCTCAGACTCCTTTTTCTCAGACTGGCTGCAGGCAGAAGCAGAGCAGGACTACATGCTGAAAACTCTGGTAAAGGATCTCAAGCCGGGAACGCGCTACTATTATCGTCTGCAGTATGGCCCCAATCAGCAGACGACACAGAACGGTCCGACCAATACTTTTGAGACGCTGCCTGCTGCTGACCAGGCGAAAGAGATCAGCTTTGTGGTCGTGACGGGCATGAACTTCAATGCGTTTCATCATGGCCTGGGGAAACGCCCTGCTTACCAGGGTGAAGACAAAGAACTAGGCTACCCGGCTCTGCTGAGTATTCTGAAACTGAAGCCGGACTTTTTTGTCGGCACAGGTGACAATGTATATTATGATCATCCAGCCAAACCCGCTGCCCAGACACCCGCTGAAATGCGAAAAAAATGGCATGAACAGTTTGTGCAGCCGCGGTATGTTGATCTGTTTTCGAGTGTGCCTACTTACTGGGAAAAAGACGATCATGACTTTCGTTATAACGACTGTGATCTGACAGGTAAACGTGAACCGAACAATGATCTGGGGCTGCGCATCTTTCGAGAACAGGTTCCCATCGTTGATCCACTCGACACGGATCCTATCACATATAGAACGTATCGCATGGGAAAACTGCTGCAGGTCTGGTTCACGGAAAACCGGGATTACCGCAGCCCAAATCGCACACCGGATGGACCGGACAAAACGATCTGGGGAAAAAAGCAGCGTGACTGGTTGAAGACGACCCTGAAAGAATCTGATGCCACATTCAAAGTATTGATCTCTCCCACGCCGATGATCGGTCCGGATGGCAAGAGCAAAAAAGACAATCACACCAACCTTGGAGGCTTCCGTCACGAACGGGATGAATTCTTCCAGTGGCTTGATCAGGAGGGATTAAACCAGCGCGGTTTTTATCTGATCTGCGGGGATCGTCACTGGCAATACCACTCGATTCATCCCCCCGGGATCGAAGAATTCTCAACGGGTGCCCTGGTAGATGCGAATTCCCGCCTGGGAGTGAATCCGGGAGACAAAAAAGGGACCGATCCGAAAGGTATCGTCCAGCAACCTTATACCTCTCAGCCGGCATCCGGTGGATTTCTGTACGTAAAAGTGCTACCAGAAGACAAAGGGCAGAAAGCTGAATTGCAGTTTCGCTTCTATGACGAACAGGGAAAGCTGCTGCATGAAGTCAGGAAACAACGCCTGGTGGAATGA
- a CDS encoding PmoA family protein, with the protein MILSRNWLQIPLFLILFLISSATNQLAAADGTLGTVRFTAGKSPLENEPVSVELPETGFTAEQVFLIETADAEMTAIPAQIEKRKQSADLLWWIPPGKTAAGKTREFQIHPGTISPPQELTIKETDRAYQIRIGDHPVLSYNYQHIEPPKPLDPLYGRSAHIHPIWTPGGKIVSDEFPPDHAHQSGQFLAFTKAVFEGRPTNFWEIKSKKGRVRFKNLVSKQVGPVFAELIVTQEHVDLTGESETPALLETWGIRVWNQPAKDPAYWMYDITSDLRCATESPLNLPEYHYGGMAIRGGRGWTKENCDFLNSNGKTRANGNHDRARWCDISGRTEPDTPWSGFTILTSPGNFRFPEPVRIHPSMPYMVFTPCPLGDWEIDPGKPHISHYRFLVHDGPALARTDAIWQHYAKPPKASIQLVAAP; encoded by the coding sequence ATGATATTATCCCGAAACTGGTTACAAATCCCCCTTTTTTTAATACTGTTCCTGATTTCCTCTGCAACAAATCAACTGGCAGCCGCTGACGGGACGCTGGGAACAGTCCGCTTCACGGCAGGGAAGTCACCACTCGAAAATGAACCTGTCAGCGTGGAGCTTCCGGAGACGGGATTCACTGCAGAGCAGGTTTTTCTGATTGAGACAGCAGATGCGGAGATGACCGCGATCCCCGCGCAGATTGAAAAGCGCAAGCAGTCTGCCGATTTACTCTGGTGGATTCCACCGGGAAAAACAGCCGCCGGTAAAACACGCGAATTTCAGATCCATCCGGGTACTATTTCCCCCCCGCAAGAACTGACGATCAAAGAGACCGACAGAGCCTACCAGATCCGGATCGGTGATCACCCGGTATTGAGCTACAACTATCAACATATTGAGCCCCCCAAACCCCTGGATCCGTTATATGGTCGCAGTGCGCACATTCATCCGATCTGGACGCCGGGCGGTAAGATTGTCTCGGATGAATTTCCCCCGGATCATGCCCATCAGAGTGGACAGTTCCTCGCATTCACCAAAGCCGTTTTTGAGGGACGTCCAACCAATTTCTGGGAAATCAAAAGCAAAAAAGGGCGGGTTCGATTTAAAAATCTGGTCTCGAAACAGGTGGGGCCAGTCTTTGCGGAACTGATTGTGACGCAGGAACATGTGGATCTGACAGGCGAATCAGAAACCCCCGCTCTACTGGAAACATGGGGCATTCGAGTCTGGAATCAACCCGCGAAAGACCCCGCCTACTGGATGTATGATATCACCTCGGATTTGCGGTGTGCGACCGAATCTCCGTTGAACCTGCCAGAATATCATTACGGTGGCATGGCCATTCGCGGCGGTCGGGGATGGACGAAAGAGAATTGTGATTTTCTGAATTCGAACGGCAAGACCCGGGCGAACGGCAATCATGATCGGGCACGCTGGTGTGATATTTCCGGTAGAACTGAACCAGACACTCCCTGGAGCGGTTTTACGATTCTCACCAGCCCCGGTAATTTTCGCTTTCCTGAACCGGTACGGATTCATCCCTCCATGCCTTATATGGTATTCACCCCCTGCCCACTGGGCGACTGGGAAATTGATCCCGGGAAACCACATATCAGCCACTATCGGTTTCTCGTACATGACGGGCCCGCGCTTGCCCGCACTGATGCAATCTGGCAGCATTACGCTAAACCACCGAAAGCGAGCATTCAATTAGTAGCTGCTCCCTGA
- a CDS encoding amidohydrolase family protein, whose amino-acid sequence MIWDLHCHLSGVDGKTVDERIAQLMVYADRMGVERLIFFMGWPFLTDPTPEQFRKQNDQVLQAISHWHNRAFGFVYLNAKYVEESISELDRCVKNGPMIGVKLWVSSRCNDPEIDPIIKRAAELNALIYQHTWYKTGGNLIGESTPGDLALMAKRHPDVPLICGHTGGDYELGLRAIQDSPNVYAGIGGSDPTAGITEMAVRTLGADRVLYGSDIGGRSFSSQLAKVQGADIPEVSRRLILGGNLKRLLTPILKEKGIKV is encoded by the coding sequence ATGATCTGGGACTTACACTGCCACCTCTCGGGGGTGGACGGCAAAACCGTCGATGAGCGCATCGCGCAGTTGATGGTCTATGCCGACCGCATGGGCGTGGAGCGACTTATTTTTTTCATGGGCTGGCCGTTTTTGACCGATCCCACGCCGGAACAGTTCCGCAAGCAGAACGATCAGGTATTGCAGGCGATCAGCCACTGGCATAACCGGGCCTTCGGCTTTGTGTATCTGAATGCAAAGTACGTGGAAGAAAGTATCTCGGAACTCGACCGCTGTGTGAAAAATGGTCCGATGATTGGAGTCAAACTGTGGGTCTCCAGTCGCTGTAATGATCCAGAGATTGATCCGATAATCAAACGGGCTGCCGAGTTGAACGCGTTAATCTATCAGCATACCTGGTACAAAACCGGAGGCAATCTGATTGGTGAGTCGACGCCCGGTGACCTGGCACTGATGGCCAAACGGCATCCCGATGTCCCATTGATCTGCGGTCATACGGGAGGTGATTATGAACTGGGACTGCGGGCGATCCAGGATTCTCCGAACGTCTACGCCGGCATTGGCGGTTCTGATCCGACCGCTGGAATCACGGAAATGGCAGTCAGGACGCTGGGGGCAGATCGCGTTCTCTACGGTAGTGATATCGGCGGTCGCAGCTTTTCTTCTCAACTGGCGAAGGTTCAAGGCGCTGATATCCCTGAGGTCTCCAGGCGTCTGATTCTGGGAGGCAATCTCAAACGCCTGTTGACTCCCATTCTGAAAGAGAAAGGGATCAAGGTATGA
- a CDS encoding amidohydrolase family protein yields MICDVNVYLSRWPFRRLPCDSTPELVSKLKRNQITRAYAGSFDGLLHKDIRAVNQRLHDDCKLQGANLLTPVGSINPTLPGWEDDVITCHEQWKMPGIRLHPNYHEYELSSPAAKKLFAMAAERGMFIQIAMRMEDDRTQHKLMRIPDVNFESLPGLMKEQDGLQVTILNGMKSLRGASLTRLTENPNLTIEIAMLEGVGGIENLMQQVPYEQILFGSYFPFFYLESSLNKLKESQLGMEIEKQITWENAQTRFANT; encoded by the coding sequence ATGATTTGTGATGTGAACGTGTATCTCTCCCGCTGGCCCTTTCGTCGGCTGCCTTGTGACAGTACTCCGGAACTGGTGAGTAAACTGAAACGAAACCAGATTACCCGCGCGTATGCCGGCAGTTTTGACGGACTGCTGCATAAAGACATCCGCGCAGTGAATCAGCGACTGCATGACGACTGCAAGTTACAGGGCGCTAATCTGCTGACCCCTGTCGGAAGTATCAACCCCACGCTGCCAGGCTGGGAAGACGATGTCATCACCTGTCACGAACAATGGAAAATGCCCGGTATCCGCCTGCATCCCAATTACCATGAGTATGAACTGAGCAGTCCCGCAGCGAAAAAACTGTTCGCGATGGCTGCGGAACGGGGGATGTTTATTCAGATCGCCATGCGGATGGAAGACGATCGGACTCAACACAAATTGATGCGGATCCCCGATGTGAATTTTGAATCTCTGCCGGGACTGATGAAAGAACAGGATGGACTGCAGGTCACCATTTTGAACGGCATGAAGTCGCTGCGGGGAGCCAGTCTGACCCGACTGACGGAAAACCCGAACCTGACCATTGAAATTGCCATGCTGGAAGGCGTGGGTGGAATCGAGAACCTCATGCAACAGGTGCCCTATGAGCAAATCCTGTTTGGTTCTTACTTTCCATTTTTCTACCTGGAATCCAGCCTGAATAAACTGAAAGAGTCACAGCTGGGAATGGAGATAGAAAAACAGATCACCTGGGAGAATGCACAGACGCGGTTCGCAAATACATAA
- a CDS encoding translocase: protein MSIASHGYHWMKTGFRPAKSRLSRWSATASQIMQRCEALKKMSDDKLERYSLELRWRAKSGEPLKKILPEAYALVRESAWRVLKMEHFPVQLMGGIALFEGGIAEMQTGEGKTLTAVLPAYLRALMGKGCHVITVNDYLARRDSEIMGPVFNKLGLSVGCITSDMEDEDRRIAYGLDVTYGTANEMGFDFLRDRIRIGASAPGQLEQAITNHKNSGKEPLVQRGNYFALIDEADSVLIDEARTPLIIGLIQPNDAASVNLFRWSNRATHQLESEVDYVYDPKKRSSYLTDSGCRKILLMAKPSLLDSIDTERIYKQVEQSLVARFGFLKDRDYVVVDDEVVIVDESTGRMMEGRKWQDGLHQSIEAQEHVPITAATGQAARITVQSFFQNYVHLAGMTGTAALAEKEIRKTYKVSVTSIPTHRPCIREGSQARVFKTMQAKRMAVVEEIERLRLKRCPILVGTPSVEASEALGDLLAMKAIPHQILNAKYHEQEAEIVRKAGEPARVTIATNMAGRGTDILLKDDVRANGGLHVIATEMHTSARIDRQLIGRSARQGDPGHYQFFLSLEDELLRCLELSQIEKLAKSAKADKNGELPAGWLSFFKNTQNFLEKLHRKQRRDMLKQEKNRIEMFHKMGLDPYLEWTE from the coding sequence TTGAGCATTGCATCTCACGGTTATCACTGGATGAAGACTGGTTTTCGTCCGGCAAAATCGCGTCTCTCCCGCTGGAGTGCCACTGCCAGTCAGATCATGCAGCGGTGTGAAGCCCTGAAGAAAATGTCCGACGACAAACTGGAACGTTACTCGCTGGAGTTACGCTGGCGTGCGAAATCCGGTGAACCCCTCAAGAAAATTCTGCCGGAAGCATATGCCCTTGTACGAGAATCCGCCTGGCGGGTTTTGAAGATGGAACACTTCCCCGTGCAGCTTATGGGGGGGATTGCCCTGTTCGAAGGAGGCATTGCCGAAATGCAGACCGGTGAGGGGAAAACCCTGACAGCGGTTCTGCCTGCCTACCTGCGAGCATTAATGGGCAAAGGGTGTCACGTCATCACGGTCAACGACTATCTTGCCAGGCGTGACTCCGAAATCATGGGACCGGTATTCAATAAGCTGGGGCTTTCGGTTGGCTGTATTACGTCAGATATGGAAGATGAAGATCGGCGAATCGCCTATGGTCTGGATGTGACCTACGGCACCGCGAATGAAATGGGTTTCGATTTCCTCCGTGATCGGATTCGTATCGGAGCTTCTGCGCCCGGTCAGCTGGAACAGGCCATTACCAATCATAAAAACTCCGGAAAAGAGCCGCTGGTTCAGCGTGGCAACTATTTTGCTCTGATTGACGAAGCGGACAGTGTATTAATTGATGAAGCCAGAACTCCGTTGATTATCGGACTGATTCAGCCGAACGACGCAGCCTCCGTGAACCTGTTTCGCTGGAGCAACCGGGCCACTCATCAGCTTGAGTCAGAAGTGGATTATGTCTATGACCCCAAAAAACGCTCATCCTATTTAACGGACTCCGGGTGCCGTAAAATTCTGCTGATGGCAAAACCTTCTCTGCTGGATTCGATTGATACCGAACGCATCTATAAACAGGTTGAACAGTCACTGGTCGCCCGATTTGGATTCCTGAAAGACCGTGATTATGTGGTCGTCGATGATGAAGTCGTGATTGTTGATGAATCAACGGGTCGTATGATGGAAGGGCGTAAATGGCAGGATGGACTGCATCAATCCATTGAAGCGCAGGAACATGTTCCCATCACAGCCGCCACGGGGCAGGCGGCACGTATCACCGTGCAGAGTTTTTTCCAGAACTATGTGCACCTGGCGGGGATGACCGGAACCGCTGCCCTCGCAGAAAAAGAAATCCGTAAAACGTACAAAGTTTCAGTGACTTCGATTCCCACTCATCGCCCCTGTATCCGCGAAGGCAGTCAGGCGCGGGTCTTTAAAACCATGCAGGCAAAACGTATGGCCGTGGTGGAAGAGATCGAACGTCTGCGATTGAAACGCTGTCCAATTCTCGTCGGTACACCCTCAGTCGAGGCGTCTGAAGCACTCGGTGATCTGCTGGCGATGAAAGCCATCCCGCATCAGATTCTGAATGCAAAATACCATGAACAGGAAGCCGAAATCGTCCGCAAAGCGGGTGAGCCGGCACGCGTCACCATCGCCACAAATATGGCCGGTCGCGGTACCGATATTCTGTTAAAAGATGATGTACGCGCGAATGGGGGACTGCATGTCATTGCAACCGAGATGCACACCTCTGCCCGCATCGACCGTCAGCTGATTGGTCGGTCCGCCCGACAGGGCGATCCTGGTCACTATCAGTTCTTTCTCTCACTGGAAGACGAATTACTCCGCTGCCTGGAACTGAGCCAGATCGAAAAGCTTGCGAAATCTGCCAAGGCAGACAAAAACGGGGAACTGCCTGCAGGCTGGTTGTCGTTCTTCAAGAATACACAGAATTTCCTCGAGAAGCTGCATCGGAAACAACGGCGCGATATGCTCAAGCAGGAAAAGAATCGAATTGAGATGTTCCACAAAATGGGACTCGATCCTTACCTGGAATGGACTGAGTAG